A window from Carassius gibelio isolate Cgi1373 ecotype wild population from Czech Republic chromosome B3, carGib1.2-hapl.c, whole genome shotgun sequence encodes these proteins:
- the LOC127951797 gene encoding H-2 class II histocompatibility antigen, A-U alpha chain, which yields MELHLAILTLAVCLSADAQFIHRDFKMNGCSETEKESMCGSNGDEIWHADFIQKMGVNTLPNFADALLFPGFYESSVAEQETCQQNLAICIKAYNSPPEEMDPPETSIYTKNDVQLGVQNSLVCHVTGFFPPPVNISWTKNNVIVKNGVSTSQYRPRDDGTFHIFSSMDIVPKEKDIYSCTVNHRALQGQVQTKIWGVPEMAAVPARLGPAVFCGAGFTLALLGAATGIFFFIKGAATDNKDTAKIEKLFMQWTYR from the exons TTATCCACAGGGATTTCAAAATGAATGGATGTTCTGAGACAGAAAAAGAATCCATGTGTGGATCTAATGGAGATGAGATATGGCATGCTGACTTTATTCAAAAGATGGGAGTAAATACATTACCAAATTTTGCAGATGCTTTGCTCTTTCCAGGATTTTATGAATCAAGCGTTGCAGAACAAGAAACATGCCAGCAAAACTTAGCTATATGCATTAAAGCTTACAACAGCCCTCCAGAGGAAATGG ACCCCCCCGAGACGTCCATCTATACGAAGAATGATGTTCAGCTGGGTGTTCAGAACTCCCTCGTCTGTCACGTTACGGGCTTCTTTCCTCCGCCGGTCAACATCTCGTGGACCAAGAACAATGTCATCGTGAAGAATGGAGTTAGTACGAGTCAGTACCGACCGAGGGATGATGGCACCTTCCACATCTTCTCCTCTATGGATATTGTTCCCAAAGAGAAAGACATTTACAGCTGTACGGTGAACCACAGAGCCCTTCAGGGCCAAGTGCAGACCAAAATATGGG GTGTCCCAGAGATGGCTGCGGTCCCGGCCCGTCTGGGTCCGGCGGTGTTCTGTGGAGCAGGGTTCACCTTGGCTCTGCTGGGAGCAGCTACGGGAATCTTCTTCTTTATTAAAGGAGCTGCAACTGACAACAAGGACACGGCAAAAATAGAAAAACTTTTCATGCAGTGGACCTACCGATAA